In Candidatus Tectomicrobia bacterium, the genomic stretch CAGGAAGTCCGCCTTCGCCATGGGCGCGGTGATGTCCTCGCCGCGAAGGCTGTGGATCACCCCTTTATCGTTCATCCCCCCCTTCTCGATTACCACGACGGCGGCCGGCCGGTACTCGTCCAGGAGCTCAGCCGCCCGGGCCTTCGCCGCTTCCATCCCGGAAGGAAAACCCATGACCCCCGCGACGTGGACCGACCCGAGGGATCTTATGCCTCTCTGAGCGGCGGCCCCGTCCAGGGCCCTGAGGCCCGAGGCCTCCACCACAATCCGCATCGAGGGCAGGAGCGGCTCCTCGAAAAGCAGGAGCGGCACCGCCCGGAAGCCCTCGTGCAAGGCTCGGGCGATGACGGCGGCGCCCGGGGGGCCGTCCGTCTCGGCGATGCCGGAGTCGACCATGGGCCGGTTCGGCCAGCCCGAGCACACCACCGCCACCCGGCCCGGCTCGCCGAAGGCCCGGGCCAGCCGCTCGGCCGCCAGCAAGGTCGGCGAGCCTCCGTAGAGGTCGCGGGCGGCGCGGTACAGCAGAGGCACGCGCCGCTTGTCCGGAAGATCGGAGGTGACTAGCTGATCGATCCGCTCCGCGGTGCGCGCCAGGATTCCCCTCTCGATGGCCAAGGTGACACCTCCGCCCGAAACGCCGAAAAAAACCGATTTTCTTGCCGACAGCCGGGTCCTATCATAGACTACGCTAGAGACGTGTTGGAACCTTGCGCCGAAACTTTCCCCGCCGAGGCCGACGTGAGCCCTTTCACCCTCCAGCTGGCCGAACGGGTGGCCTCCCTCCGGCTGGAAGGCGTGCCGCGCCCCGTCCTCACCCATGCCCGGCTGTGCGTCCTGGACGCCTTGGGGTGCGCCCTCCGAGGCAGCCGCGAGCCGGCCGCTCGCTTGGTCCGGGCGCTCGCGGAGCGGGAGGGCGGGAGCCCCGCCGCCTCCGTCTGGGGATGTCCGCTCAGGACTGGCAGCCTGCAAGCCTCCCTTCTCAACGCGGTCTCGGCACATGCCCTCGATTTCGACGACACCCACCAAGGCGTCCCCGTCCATGCGACCGCGGCCGTGCTGCCCGCGGCCTTCGCGGCGGCGGAGCTGGCCCGGGGGACAATCGGGGACCTGCTGACGGGATATGTGGCAGGGGCGGAAACCGCCATCCGCGCGGGGCTGGCGCTCGGGCGCTCCCACGTCGCCGGGGGCTGGCATCCGACCGGCACGGTGGGGACCCTGGGGGCCGCGGCCGGCGCCGCGCGCGTCCTGGGCCTGCCGCCCGAAAAGGCCGCCCAGGCGCTGGGGCTCGCCGCGACCCAGGCGGCTGGCTTCATGAAGGCGGTCACGGGCACGATGGCCAAGCCGCTCAACGCAGGAAAGGCCGCGATGAACGGCCTCATGGCCGCTCTCCTCGCCCAGGGCGGATTCACCGGCCCCGCCGACATCCTGGCGGCCGGCTCGGACTTCGCCACGGCCTTCAGTGAGGGCTACGACCCAGCCAGGCTTCCCTTCGGCGGAGCCCATGGCTGGGAAGTTTCGAACATCGCCATCAAGCTCTTCGCGTGCTGCTCCCTGGCACAGGCGGCGCTCGAGGCCGGGCGGGCCATCCGGCGAGAACACCGCCTGGACAAGAATCTCATCTCGGAAGCCGAACTCCGGGCGAACCCCCGGCAGATGGAGGTGGCGGGTATTCCCCGCCCCCGCACCGGCTCCGAGTCCAAGTTCAGCCTCGCCTACTGCGCGGCGGTGGGCCTGGGAGGCGGAACGGGCGGGCCCGGCGACTTCGAGGACGAGTCGCTTCTGTCGCCGGCGGTCATGGCGCTGATGGAGAGGATGAGTGTGCGGAGCGACCCGGCCCTCTCGGAAGTGTCGGCGCGAATCCGGGTGAGGACGGCGGGGGGGGAGACGCTCGAGAAATTCGTCGAGGTCGCCCGTGGAAATTCCGGCAACCCCGCGTCGGCGGAGGAAGTGCAGGAGAAATTTCGGTCCCTGGCGGAACCCGTGGCGGGCGAGGCGGCGGAGCGGATTATTACGCTGGTCCTAGAGGATGATTCCCTGCGGTTTCCCGTGAAAGTGCTGGCGGAGGCGCTGGCCGCACCCACGCGGGGATGAGCAATCTAGCCTTCCTTCACCACCAGCTTCTCCAGCTTGTCCGCCGCCTTGAGGCCGTGTCCGGTGACGGGGATGGCCACCGTCTCTCCGGCGCCGATCTTCTTCTCTTTCACCAGGATCTCGAGCCCGGCGAAGGGCACCGCGCTCGTCGGCTCCATCAGCACGCCTCGGCGGGCGAAGTGCCGGAGGACGGGCGGGAGCGCCTCGTCCTCCACCACCAGCACCTCGCCCCCCGTCTCGCGCACCGCCGCCGCCATCTGCCTCCAGCGGACGGGCCTGGTGATGCTGATCCCCTCCGCCAGGGTGGGCCGGGCCTCGATCGCCGGGATGGCCTTCAGGTCCCCGCGCCATATCTCGCGCAGGGGGGCGCACCGCGCGGCCTGGGCCGCATAGATGCGGGGCATCCGGTCGATGTAGCCGGCGGCGAAGAGCTCACCGAAGCCCTTGTGCGCGCCGATGAGCATGGAGCCGTGCCCGGCGGGGACGACCACGGTGTCCGGCGCCCGCCCCCCGAGCTGCTCCCACACCTCGAAGGCCCAGGTCTTGGTCCCGTGGTTGAACCAGCAGTTCCAGAAATGGCTGGCGTAGAAGCGGGACTCCGCGGCCCGCATGGCCGCGTCCGTGGTCGCTTGGCGGGGGCCGGGAATCTTGACCAGCCTAGCCCCGTAGGCCGCGATCTGGGCGCACTTGGCGGGGGAGGTATCCTCGGGGACGTACATGTCGCAGGCGATCCCCGCGCGTCCCGTGTAGGCGGCGATGGCGGCGGCCGCGTTGCCCGAGGAATCCCCCAGGACCTCCCGGACGCCCCACTCGCGCACCTTGCTGATCAGCAGCGTCGCCCCACGGTCCTTAAAAGAGCCGGTTGGAAAAAGAAAGTCGAGCTTGCAGAGCACCTCGCGCCCGGCGAAGGGGAGGGCCACCAGGGGCGTCATCCCCTCATCCAGGCTGACGATGCTCCGGTCATCCTCGATGGGGAGCGCTTCGCGGTACCGCCAGAGGCCGGCCCTCCGGCGGCTCAGCCCTTCGCGGGGGAAGATCCCCTTCACGTCCACGTCGAGGGGCGCGCCGCACTCGCACCGCCAGCGAGGCGTGTCCGCGGGGAATTCTTGGGTGCAATCGATGCAGCGGAGGATGAACAAGGACATGAGGGCGCTCAGGCCCCCGCGGGGGCTTTCGCGTTCTTGCGCCACCGCGCCGCCGAGCCGTCCGGCAGCTCCTCGACCTCGAACAGCCGGCCGAAGCCCTGGACGCGGTCCCTCAGGCCGATGCGCCGCAGGGCCGCCCAGAAGGAAGCCTGGTTCGCGGTCACGACCGGGACCCCCAGGTCGCGCTCGAGCTGGCCGGCCACGTCGATGGCGCGCATCTGGGTGCAGGAGATGAACAGCCCGTTCGCCTTCCCGGTATAGGCCTTGCGGGCCAGCCGGTAGATGGACTCCGGCGAGTTGTCGGCGTGGGCCCACACGCTCGGCTGGTCGAAGGTCTCCAGCGAGACGACCTCGATGCCGTTCCCCTCGAAGAAGGCGCGCAGGCGCTCGTTCACCACGTCCGGGTAGGGGGTGGCCACCGCCATCCGCTCGAATCCCAGCACCTGCATCGCTTCGAGGCAGGCGGTCGTGGTGGTCAGCGCGGGGACCCCCGCCAGCTTCTCGATGCGGCGGATGATCTCCACGTCGTGCCCCACCCCCTCGACGAAGCTCCCGCTCGTGCACCCGTAGACCATGACGCCCACCCGCGCGTGGGCGAGGGGCACGACGGCCGCCTCCAGGTGCTTCAGCGCTTCGTGGAGCACCTCCACCGAGGATTCGAGCTTCTCTCCCCAATAGACGCGGCTCGCGTGGACCGCGACGCCGCTGGGGGCCATCCGGAAGAAATCGGGCTCGTTGGTGTTGTTCCCCGAGGGCACCAAGAGGCCGATGCGCCCGCGCCATCCGTACATGATCACCTCCGCTCGAAGTTCATGCCGATTCTATCCGCGGCGCGCGGGAACGGCAAGACGCGAAGCCCTGGACGCCTAATCCGCCGGCGGGGGCACGAACCCGTAGTGCGCCATCAGGCGCCCGGCCTCTTCCCGGGTGCGGGCGCGGGCCAGGGGAGCCTCGCTCGCCAGGGCCTTGAGCAGCACCCGCGCCGCGGCGCCCGTCGCCGCCGTCAAATCCTCCCGGCCCACCTTGTCGGCCGTATCCGCCGGGGAGAGGTGGAAGCCGCAGTTCGAGTCCTTCTCGTTCAACCCCGCTAGGAGGCGCACGGCGGGGACGCCCCTCGCCACGTAGTTCGCATGGTCGGAGTTGTTCGCCACCCAATCGCTCACCTCGCATCGCGCCGGCTCGTCCCGCAGCGCCTCGCGCGCCCAGTCGGCCAGGTCGGAGAAGCCGTTGCACAGGAAGGTGAGCTTCGAGCTCCCCGCCACCACGTCCAGGTTGAGGTTGAGCGCGATGCGGGCAATCTCCTCCTCCCGAAGGCCGCCCACGTACGCCCGCGAGCCCTGGAGCCCCCATTCCTCCACGGTGTAGAAGTGAACCTCCAGATCGTTGGCGAAGCGGCCCCGATGGGGGACGAGGAGCCGGGCGAGCTCGAGCGCGGCGGCGCAGCCCGTCGCGTTGTCGAGGGCCGACTCCCCGCAGTTGTGGCCGTCGTAGTGGGCGCTGAGGATGACCTTCCGTCCCCCGCCCCGGCCCGGGAGCGAGGCGACGAGGTTGGCCGCCCGGGCGGGGGACGTCTCCACTTGGACGTCAAGATGAACCTTGCCTCCGAGGCGGCGCAGGAGCATGCCGTCCTCCCGCGACACGCCAATCGCCGGGATGGGCGAGCCCGCGGGGGTGGTGGAGCCCGTCACCGGGAAGCAACCCGGGCGCGAATTGACGAGGATGAAGGCCGCCGCCCCTCGCTCCACGGCGGGGAGGAACTTGCGCCTGCGGTGAAGGGAGGTCACCGAAAAAGAGTACTCGGCGTCCGCCAGCACGGCCCGCCCGCGCACCGAGCCCCCCGCGCGGCGGTAGCCCTCGTCGTCCCCCCGTCCCAGGTCCACGATCTCGAGCTCCACCCCGCCGGGTGGGGTGGGGGCGCTGTGGACCAGCGGCAGGGGCCGGAAGGCCCGTCCCGGCGGAGCCGCCGGATGCGAGAGCTCGCACCGGAGGCACTGCCAGCCGGTATAGCCGAATTCCCAATACCGGACATCCTCGAGGCTCGCCTCCCGGAGGCGCCGCTCCAGGAAATCCGCCGCCGCGGCCTCGGAGGGCGTGCCGCAGAAGCGGGGGCCCAAATCGCAAATCTCATGGAAGGCGCGCCACAGGCCAGGGCCCGTCCGGATCCGGCCGGCGATTTCCGTCAGGATCTGATCAATCGAGGTGGACACAAGTCCCTCCCTATCCCGCGCGCTCCCGCAGACGAGGGTTCAGCGCCTCATTGATTCCGTCCCCCATCAGGTTGAAAGCGAGGACGGTCAGGAAGATGGCCGTGCCGGGAAAGACGGACAGCCACCATCCCTGATGAAGATAACCCTGCGCCCCGTACAGCATGGAGCCCCAGCTGATGAGGTTCGGATCCCCGAGGCCGAAGAAGCTCAAGGACGCCTCGAGGAGGATGGCCTGGGCGACGTCGAGCGATCCGGCCACCACGGCGGGGGCCAGGGCGTTGGGGAGGATCTGCTGGAAGCACAATCCCAAGTCCCCCATGCCGGTGGCCCGCGCCGCCTCGATGAACTCACGCTGCTTGAGGGAGAGGAACTCCGCCCGGATGAGCCGGGCCGTCGGGGGCCAGCTCAGCACCCCGATGACGAAGATGACTTTCCCCAGGCCCGCGCCGAAGAGGGAGATGATGATGAGGGCGAGGAAGAAGCGGGGCATGATCTGGAACAGTTCGGTCATGCGCATCAGGAAGGCGTCCGCCCGCCCGCCGTAGAAGCCCGCCGCCGCGCCTACGGTGATGCCGATGGAACTCGAAGTGACCGCGGCCAGGAAACCGACCGTCAGGGAGACGCGCGTCCCATGCAGGATTCCACTCCAGATGTCGCGCCCCTGGTTGTCCGTCCCGAACCAGTAGTCCCGCCCGGGCGGGGCGAAGGCGTCCCCTCCCACCCGCAGGGGGTCTCCCACGGCCAGCCAGGGAGCGAGGAGCCCGATCAAAATCAGCCCCAGCACCCATAGGCCCCCCGCGGCCGCGGCGCGGTTGCGGAGGAACCTCCGGACGAAGCCCTGCACGGCCTTCTCCCTCAGAGCCTCACGCGAGGATCCAGATAAGCGTAGGCGATGTCGGTCAATAGATTGACGACGACGATGCCCGCGCAAACGACCAGGAAGATGCCCATGATCACGGGATAGTCCCGCGAGGTGATCGAGTCGTAGAGGAGCCGCCCGATGCCCGGCCACGCGAAGACAGTCTCGACCAGCGCTGAACCCGCCAGCAGGAAACCGAAGTTGAAGCCGATGGCGGTGACGATGGGGATCAGGCTGTTCCGGAGGGCGTGGAGGTAGACGATCCGCCTCTCCGAGACGCCCTTGGCGCGGGCGGTGACGATGTACTCGCGCCGGAGGACCTCGAGCATGCTGGCCCGCGCGATGCGGCTGTTCAGGGCCAGGAACCGCGCGCCGAGGGCGAGGGCCGGGAGAATCAGGTGGACCGCGACGCTCAGCGCCCGGCCCCATCCGCCCGGTTCCGCCCGCAGGGAGACCATTCCCTGGGCCGGGAGCCAGCGCAGCTCCAGGGCGAAGCCGAGGATGAGGAGCTGCCCCAGCCAGAAGACCGGCATGGAGAAACCGGCCAGCGAAATCACACTGGTGAGGTTGTCGAGCCAGGAATACGGCCGCCGCGAGGCGAGGACTCCCAGGGCGACCCCCAGGATGGCCGCGAGGACGAGCGCCGTGCCCGACAGGAGGAGGGTGGCGGGCAGGCGCTCCAAAATCAGCCCCAGCACCGGCTGGCGGTTGGCGAACGAGAAGCCGAGGTCGCCCCGGAAGAGGCGGCCCATATAGATGAAGAGCTGTTCCCAGAGGGGGCGGTCGAGCCCGAAGTCGACCTTGAGGCGGGCGACGTACTCCGGCGGGGCGGGAAAGTCCCCCACCAGGACGTTGATCGGGTCGCCGGGGGCGAGGTGGATGATGGTGAAGTTCACCACCACGACCGCGAACAGCAAGGGGACGGCGTGGAGCGCACGCCGGAGGATGAACTGGGGAAGCGTGGCCGAGGCTCTATCCATATCGGGGCGCCGCTCCTCGATTCCGGAGGCCGCGCCCTAGGGCTTCTCCCGCCCCCCCGTCATCCACGCTTCCTCCCATCCCTCGTAGGGAGTCCGGGCCCGCCAGAGTCCCCTGAACTTGGCGCCGGCCACGTCCACCTCGCTCCGCTCGAATAGGATGGCGGAGGGGATGTCCTGGATGAGAATCTTGGACGCCTCCTGGTAGAACTCTCCCCTATTCTTCAGGCTGGCCGCGGTCGCGCCCTTGCCGAAGAGCTCGTCCACCCGTGGATTGCCGTACCAGGTCGGATTCACGAAGACCGACCGGCTCTGGTTCGTGGCGTAGATCCGGACGAGGCCGACGGGGTCGCCCGCCGAGGTGTAGGTCTGGAGCGTCACGTCGTAGTCCCGCTTGCCGAAGGCCAGGTCCTGCATGACGGCCCGCTCGACCCCCACCAGGTTCACTTTCACGCCGACGTCGGCCCAGTTGCTCCGCAGGATCTGCGAGGTGGGCGGGAGCAGCGGGTGGCTCGACATGTAGACCACGGTCAGGGCGAAGCGGGTGCCGTCCCCCTTCCTCGGATGACCCGCCTCGTCGAGCAGCCGATTCGCCTTGGCCGGGTCGTAGGGATAGGCCTTGCGGTAGTCCGCCTCGGGAGTGACGAGCCACGGGAAGCGGGAGTCGAAGGGGGTGCTCGCCTCGTTGCCCAGGCCGAAGTCGGCGCGTTCGACCATGAGCTTGCGGTTCAGGGCCATGTACAGGGCGCGCCGCACGCGCACGTCGTCCAGGGGCTTTCGCTGCAAGTTGAAATGGATGGTCGCGTTGCCCGGCGTGTCGGTGTCCTTCCGGAACCGGAACTCCTTCCGCTTCGAGAGGCGCTGGAACTGCTGCTTGGGGAAAAAATAGCTCGCAATGAAGTCCACCTCCCCCGCCTCGAGCGCCAGAACGCGGGCCGGGGTATCCGGGATGACCTTGAGGATGACGCGGTCGAGATAGGGCTTCCCCTTCTTGAAGTAGTTCGGGTTGCGCGCCAGGGCGATGTGGCTCCCCGAGACGGACTCCTGGAACATGAAGGGCCCCGTCCCCACCGGCTTGAGCCTCTGGGGGCTCTTCAGCACGTCCTGCCCTTCCCAGAGATGCTTCGGGAGGATGCCGGACTCCGGGCAGGTCATCGACGTCAGGAAGGGCCCGAAGGGCCGCTTGAGCTTGATTACGACGGTGTGGGGGCCGGGCGTGTCGACGGATCCCACATTGGCCATGACGAGCCGGGCGCGGGGATGGAACTTCGCCACCACCTGCTCCAGGGTGAACTTCACATCGGCTGACGTAAAAGGCTTGCCGTCGTGGAAGCGCACGTTCCGCTCGAGATGGAAGGTGTAGGTCAGGCCGTCCGGGCTGGCTTCCCAGGACTTGGCGAGGTCGGGCCCGAAGCTCCCGTCCCTCCGGGACGCCAAGAGACCGCTGTACACCTTGCAGCCGACGCTGTGGATGTGGACACCGGTGGTGAGGATGGGGACGAAGTGATCCGGGCTGGGCGCGATGGCCTGGATGAGCGTGCCGCCGTACCGCGGCTTCTCCTGGGCCGAGGATGCGCCGGCCGCCGCGTGGGACACCGCTCCGCCGAGAAGGGCGGTAATGAGAAAAGGCATCAACCGTCGAAGGATCGCCATGGGCATTCTCCGCGCGGGGAGGAAGGCATCGTCGATGTCGGAGGAAATGGAAACCGCATGAAATGTATCACCCTTCTTCGGCGGGGGTCAACGTTCGGCGGATCGCCTTGTGGGCCCAAACCCAAGTCGATACTGTGAAAAACGAGGGCGGCGAGCCGCCCGCACCCATCCCGTGCGAGGAGAGCCATCATGTCTGACGGAAAGCGCCCGATCATCGCCAACGTCGATCGGCTGAACCAGCTCATGGATCGCGACGGCTATGACGCCCTCGTCCTCCGCTCCGGTAAGAACTTCACCTATCTCGCCGGTTTATCCTACCCCGGCACTCTCGGGAGGCACCTGGATTTCCCGGACTCCCCGAGGGGGGTGCTCGTCGTCTGGCCGCGGAGGGGGGAACCCGTGATGGTGCTGAACCCGACCGCCGCCCCGCTCGCGGAGCGCGACTCCTGGCTCTCCCGCATCGAGATCTACGGCTCCTACGCGGAGTCTCCCTTCGCCAAGGCGGCCGGGATCCTCAAGGAGATGGGCGCCGCGGACGGGAAGATAGGCTTCGAGAAGACCTACATCAGCGCGGCGGACTGGGAGGAGATCCCCAAGCTCCTGCCCCGCGCCGCGCTCTCCGACTGCACGGCGATGATGGACGAGGTCCGGTGGATCAAGACGCCGGGCGAGGTCACCCTCATCCGGGAGGCCGCGGACATCCTGGACGAAGCCTACCTCGAGGCCTTCGCCTCCCTCCGCCCGGGAGAAACCGAGCGCGAGGTCCACAGCCGCATCGTGGCGGGCTGCATCCGGCGCGGGGCCCAGTGGGCCCATGGGATGCTGAACCCCCTCCGGAACACCGTCATCTACGGGGGCGAGGGCGATTTCCCGTTCGAGAGGGGAGACATCATCCGCAATGACTACGTCTCCTACTACCTGGGCTACCCGGGCCATCAGTCGCGCGTCGCCGTCCTGGGCCCGCCGTCCGGCGAGCAAAAGCGCATCTACAAGATTGTCCTGGATATCTACCGGGCGGTAATCGTCCGGTGCCGGCCGGGAGCGAAATCGAGCGACCTGTATGCGTATGCATCAGAGCGGTTCCGGGACAAGGGCTACAAGCAGCGCCTCAACATCGTGGGCCACAGCGTCGGGGCATGGTGGCATCAGCAGGAGCCGCATATGGTTCCGGGCTGCCACACGCCCCTCGAATCGGGGATGGTCGTCGCCCTCGAGCCCCACGCCGACTTCTGGCACATCCAGGACATGCTGCTCATCACCGAGGACGAGCCGGAGCTCCTCACGGCCCGCATCCCGACCGACGAGATGCTCGTGGCGGGGTAGACCGGCCAAGGCTCACCTCTTCAGCTCCAGCAAAAATGCCGATATGTTTACAAAATAAGTCATTTAAATTCAATTTATTACATGCAGAATGGGCGGCGTCTACCACTTGCGAGGCAGGAGGGATTGTCCAATAATTCAGACAGTCCTATCCTATTTAGAAGGCCGGGCACGAGCCTGCGCTGGATACGAAGCCCGCTTCTTTTTTTCGAGGAGGGACCTCCCCAAATGTTTCCTCTGCTGACTGCATTTTTCGCCGCACTGGCCATCCTGCTCACCCCTCCGGCGGGCCATGCCGCGAAAAAGGGCGGCACCCTCAAGATCGGCATCGAAGGCGAGGCTCCCGACCTGGACATGATCGGGCCCAACTTCATCCGCAAGATCTACCGCGAGACGATCGGAAACGGGCTCGTGAAGCTGGATGAGAACTTCAACATCGTGGGCGACGCGGCGAAGAGCTGGGAGGTCTCCGGGGACGGCCGCGTCATCACCTTCAAGCTACACCCCGGCGGGACCTACCACGACGGCACCCCCTTGGATGCAGAGTCGGTCAAGTGGAACCTCGACATCATCAACGGCAAGGCCTTCCCAAAGTGGGTCCAGGAGCGCCGGAAGAAGGAGCCGAAGTACAAGTACCGCAACCACTGGATCAGCTACCTTTTCCACATTGAAAAGGTGGTGGTGGTGGACAAGTACACCCTCCGGGTCCATCAGAAGGACGTCGGAAAGGCCCAGACGCTCGACGCCATGGCCAGCGCCTTCGACCGCTTCGTCCTCGTCTCCCCAAAGGCCTACGACGACGTCGAGCAGTTCCGACGGAAGCCGGTCATGAGCGGCCCCTTCAAGTTCGTCGAGTGGAAGCGCAACCAGCACTTCTTCGCGGAGCGCCACAAGGGCTACTTCGACAAGGATCTCCCGCACGTCGACCGGCTCGAGTTCTACTACATGCCGGACGCGAACCAGCGGATGAATGCCCTCGCCGCCGGCCAGATCGACATCATCAACAATCTCCCCCTTCCGCTCTACGAGACGGCGAAGAAGACGACGGGAGTGGCCGTGCATTCCGGCCCCGCCACCACCAACTACGCCTTCCCCTTCAACGTTCAGATGGACCCCTGGAAGGACGTCCGCGTCCGCAAGGCCATCTCCTGCTTCGGCGTGGACCGCGCCCAGATCGTCAATACCGCCCTGCGCGGCCTCGGCAAGCCGTGGGTAGGCTACACACCCGCAGGCGCCAAAGACGCGCTCGACCTGAACGCCGAGTGCCCCTACGACCCGGAGCGGTCCAGGAAGCTCCTGGCCGAAGCGGGCTACGGGCCGGGCAAACCGCTGAAGTTCGCCATGGTCACGAACAACTCCGATCCGGCCCACCTCGAGGTGGCCCAGTCGCTCAAGTCCCAGTTCGCCAAGATCGGCGCCGACATGGACATCCAGATCGTGGACTACGCCACCTGGAACCGCGCTTTCGTGGTGCAGCGCAGAACCCAAATCACGCTTCAGAACACCCTTTCGGGCCGCAGCGTCAACACCCAGTCCCACACCATCCATACGAAGTCGGGGATCGACTACTACAACCTTAAGGACCCGAAGGTGGACGAGCTGCTCGATGCCTGGCGGTCCACCATCGACCCGAGGAAGCAGCTCGAGATCAGCCATCGGATTCAGCGCTACATGGTGGAGCAGGCCTACTACCCCAATCTCGCCAGCTTCCCGTTCATCCAGGCTGCCCGCTCGGACGTGAAGGGCTTCAAGAATCTGGGCAAGCTGATCCTTGATTACAGCGGAGTCTGGCTGGACCGCTAGGCGGCAGGCAATAATGAAATAAAGGCACCCAGGCGCCCGCCTCCTTTCCTGGGGGGCTGGCGCCTGGGCCGTCGACACGGCTGCAATGCTTCTTCGAATCCCCTTCCCGCCCGGGCACATCCCAAGGGCGCTCCGGGGTGCTTCTGGGAGCGAAACCTGGGCCCCCCGGCTTGTGGGCGGCCCGCCGGCTTCACCGGCTGGCGGCGAGTTTCTTTTGCGTCTCCTCAAGGGCGGCCCGGAACGCGCGGCTCACCTTGCCGATGCGCCGGGTGAACACCATGCCCACGCGGGCGAAGGCGGGGTAGACGGGCGCGCCGGCCTCATCCAGAGGCAGCCGCAACAGGCCCATGGCCCGATCCCCGGCCAGCTCGATGAGGGACTCACCCGCCATCGACAGCTTCCAGGGGCGGAGAGAGGGGAGGATCAGGAGGTCCACCCTCTGCCTGAGTCTCGCCAGCGCCTCGCCCGCCCGCTCGGCCATCTCCTCCACCGATTCGCGGGCCTCGAGACGCAGGGAGATCACCTTCACCCCCAGGCGGCCGAAGAACGCGCGGACGAATCGCTCGGCCTCCCGGGGCAGCAAGCCCTCGGGCAGAGCGACACGGCGGGTCCGCCGCCCGAGGCCGGCCTCGGCCAGGAAGCGGGCCTCCCGGAAGAGTTCCTCCTTGAGGCGCCGGAGGAAGCCGCGGTTGCGGCGGCTCCACTCGCGGACGTAGCGCCGGCCCTCCAGCCGCAGAAGCGTGACCCACTTGTCCCCGTGGAGGGCGCTGGCCGCGACCCGGCCCAGCGAATAGAACTTGCGGAAGGCACGCAAGGTCTCCCGCTGGAGCTCGTAGGGGGTGAGCAGCCGGGGCTCGAAGGTGACGTAGTGGCCGTCGAAGAGGCCCCAATTCTCGGTGCGGATCCGCGCCTCGGCCTGAAGCCCCTCGGTCAGCACCGTGCCCGGGATGGGAGTGAGGATCATGAACTGGATGGTGTCGATGTCGAACCGCTTGGCGAGGCGCACGGTGGTCCGAACGCTCTCGGCGTCGTCGGCGTCCGAGCCCACAACGAACATGCCGTGCACCTTGATGCCGTGGCGGTGGAAGACCTCCATGCTCCGCTGGATGCGCTCCACCT encodes the following:
- a CDS encoding ABC transporter substrate-binding protein, translated to MFPLLTAFFAALAILLTPPAGHAAKKGGTLKIGIEGEAPDLDMIGPNFIRKIYRETIGNGLVKLDENFNIVGDAAKSWEVSGDGRVITFKLHPGGTYHDGTPLDAESVKWNLDIINGKAFPKWVQERRKKEPKYKYRNHWISYLFHIEKVVVVDKYTLRVHQKDVGKAQTLDAMASAFDRFVLVSPKAYDDVEQFRRKPVMSGPFKFVEWKRNQHFFAERHKGYFDKDLPHVDRLEFYYMPDANQRMNALAAGQIDIINNLPLPLYETAKKTTGVAVHSGPATTNYAFPFNVQMDPWKDVRVRKAISCFGVDRAQIVNTALRGLGKPWVGYTPAGAKDALDLNAECPYDPERSRKLLAEAGYGPGKPLKFAMVTNNSDPAHLEVAQSLKSQFAKIGADMDIQIVDYATWNRAFVVQRRTQITLQNTLSGRSVNTQSHTIHTKSGIDYYNLKDPKVDELLDAWRSTIDPRKQLEISHRIQRYMVEQAYYPNLASFPFIQAARSDVKGFKNLGKLILDYSGVWLDR
- a CDS encoding aminopeptidase P family protein; its protein translation is MSDGKRPIIANVDRLNQLMDRDGYDALVLRSGKNFTYLAGLSYPGTLGRHLDFPDSPRGVLVVWPRRGEPVMVLNPTAAPLAERDSWLSRIEIYGSYAESPFAKAAGILKEMGAADGKIGFEKTYISAADWEEIPKLLPRAALSDCTAMMDEVRWIKTPGEVTLIREAADILDEAYLEAFASLRPGETEREVHSRIVAGCIRRGAQWAHGMLNPLRNTVIYGGEGDFPFERGDIIRNDYVSYYLGYPGHQSRVAVLGPPSGEQKRIYKIVLDIYRAVIVRCRPGAKSSDLYAYASERFRDKGYKQRLNIVGHSVGAWWHQQEPHMVPGCHTPLESGMVVALEPHADFWHIQDMLLITEDEPELLTARIPTDEMLVAG
- a CDS encoding radical SAM protein, which codes for MRPIRKIIFIEPKSESPNVYSRVHIPRTGAVLLATLLQRAGYEAKVYCEDVAPVDERDLATADVVGISSLTNTSPRGYDWADRCRAAGIPVVMGGTHASFRPGEALGHADFVVKGEGEGPLLDLLDALKGGRSPLGIPNLSFWTGGRSGRGSHVHNPNRAFVGDLDALPIPDFRLVHGWGEGCVASIMTSRGCPYDCTFCSVTAMLGRGYRYTSVGRVIEELSLYRDRDYVFFCDDNFAVNRRRTKEILRRKIEEGLDMRWSAQVRSEVTDDLDLLDLMRESLCFNVYVGFESFNPRTLALYNKRMEVERIQRSMEVFHRHGIKVHGMFVVGSDADDAESVRTTVRLAKRFDIDTIQFMILTPIPGTVLTEGLQAEARIRTENWGLFDGHYVTFEPRLLTPYELQRETLRAFRKFYSLGRVAASALHGDKWVTLLRLEGRRYVREWSRRNRGFLRRLKEELFREARFLAEAGLGRRTRRVALPEGLLPREAERFVRAFFGRLGVKVISLRLEARESVEEMAERAGEALARLRQRVDLLILPSLRPWKLSMAGESLIELAGDRAMGLLRLPLDEAGAPVYPAFARVGMVFTRRIGKVSRAFRAALEETQKKLAASR